In Dromiciops gliroides isolate mDroGli1 chromosome 4, mDroGli1.pri, whole genome shotgun sequence, one DNA window encodes the following:
- the C2 gene encoding complement C2, producing MTLFPLPCNSQPVPAPKIGTMGFLNALLLLPLYAGLSVTSPSCSRNVKILGGNFTLSNGWAPGSLLTYTCPLGRYPYPVSSRLCNSNGQWKSPGASEVTRPQCKFIRCPAPVAFENGVYSPRLSSHPVGSNVSFECEDGYFLRGSPVRRCRPNGMWDGETAICDSGAGHCPDPGIPIGAVRTGYRFNVGDRVKYRCSEKLIMIGSEERECQGNGVWSGTEPICRSSYSYDLPEDVAPVLDTSFSQLLGATNPLMQKWGDLGRRIQIQRSGHLNLYLLLDSSQSVSTEDFAIFKESAELMVDRIFSFAVNVSVGIVIFARTPKVILSVTHQNSREEGEIAKKLKEIKYGDPDIGTGTNIYRALMQVYEMMNNEMATYRKRQKEWEEIRHAIILLTDGKSNMGGSPKAAVDQIEEVLNIKEERKDYLDIYAIGVGKLDVDWKELNELGSKKDGERHAFILPDSKALLQVFENMLDVSKFVDTICGVGNMSTNASSQERTPWHVTIKPSSKETCRGALISDQWVLTAAHCFHIDDNIKMWRVIVGDPMSKRGREMKIEQKFIPEEYNVYAKKGKGISEFYGSDIALLKLTEKVKMSSHARPICLPCTVGANLALRRSPTSTCSDHENVFLKKHRIPAHFVSLDDQIMDIVIKEENERAECLQAVSQAKDIFPNLTDVKEVVTDQFLCSGTGNEASPCKGESGGAVFLQKKYRYFQVGVVSWGLYNPCSSKTTNWAMKTTDQNEVKREPPPAGIQARDFHISLFKLQPWLRQHLRNVLRFLPLGPAS from the exons ATGACCCTGTTCCCCCTTCCCTGTAACTCTCAGCCTGTCCCTGCCCCTAAGATTGGCACCATGGGTTTCCTGAATGCTCTCTTGCTGCTGCCCCTGTATGCAG GCTTGTCTGTCACTTCTCCCTCCTGTTCCAGGAATGTGAAGATTTTGGGTGGCAACTTCACTCTCAGCAATGGTTGGGCCCCAGGAAGCCTCCTTACCTATACCTGCCCTCTAGGGCGATACCCATATCCTGTATCGAGTCGGTTGTGCAACAGCAATGGGCAGTGGAAGTCCCCGGGAGCCTCTGAGGTCACCAGACCTCAATGCAAAT ttATTCGCTGTCCAGCTCCTGTTGCCTTTGAGAATGGGGTCTACAGCCCCCGGTTGAGCTCTCACCCTGTGGGTAGCAATGTGAGCTTTGAATGTGAGGATGGATACTTCTTGCGTGGCTCTCCTGTGAGGCGATGCAGACCCAATGGGATGTGGGATGGAGAGACGGCTATATGTGACAGTGGAG CTGGACACTGCCCGGACCCCGGAATCCCAATTGGGGCTGTGAGGACAGGGTACCGGTTCAATGTCGGTGATCGAGTGAAGTATCGTTGTTCAGAGAAGCTGATCATGATAGGGTCTGAGGAACGAGAATGCCAGGGGAATGGAGTCTGGAGTGGGACTGAACCTATTTGCAGAT cTTCTTACTCCTATGATTTACCTGAAGATGTGGCCCCAGTCTTGGATACCTCTTTTTCTCAACTCCTTGGTGCCACCAACCCCCTGATGCAAAAATGGG gTGATTTGGGCCGGCGCATCCAGATCCAGAGGTCGGGCCACCTGAATCTCTACTTGCTCCTTGATTCTTCCCAGAGTGTCAGTACAGAAGACTTTGCCATTTTCAAAGAGAGTGCTGAACTTATGGTGGACAGG ATCTTCAGCTTTGCCGTCAATGTCAGCGTTGGCATCGTCATTTTCGCTAGGACTCCCAAAGTCATCTTGTCCGTCACTCACCAGAATTCCCGGGAAGAGGGTGAAATAGCCAAAAAGCTGAAGGAAATCAAGTATGGAG ACCCAGACATTGGAACTGGAACCAACATCTATAGAGCCCTGATGCAAGTCTATGAAATGATGAATAATGAAATGGCCACTTACCGCAAAAGGCAGAAGGAGTGGGAAGAAATCCGACATGCCATCATCCTTCTAACAGATG GAAAGTCCAATATGGGTGGCTCTCCAAAGGCAGCTGTAGACCAGATTGAAGAAGTGTTGAacataaaggaagagaggaaggattaCCTGG ACATCTATGCCATCGGTGTGGGGAAACTGGACGTAGACTGGAAAGAGCTGAATGAGCTGGGGTCAAAGAAGGATGGGGAGAGGCATGCCTTCATTCTCCCAGACTCCAAAGCCCTCCTCCAGGTCTTTGAGAATATGTTGG ATGTTTCCAAGTTTGTGGACACCATTTGTGGTGTGGGAAATATGTCAACCAATGCTTCATCCCAAGAGAGGACACCCTGGCATGTCACCATTAAG CCCAGCAGCAAAGAGACATGCCGTGGGGCACTTATCTCTGATCAATGGGTCCTGACTGCAGCCCACTGTTTCCATATAGATGATAACATCAAGATGTGGAGAGTCATTGTGG GAGATCCTATGTCAAAGAGGGGTAGAGAGATGAAGATTGAGCAGAAGTTCATTCCAGAAGAGTACAATGTTTATGctaagaaggggaaaggaatctCTGAATTCTATGGCAGTGACATCGCCCTGCTGAAGCTAACTGAGAAGGTCAAGATGTCCAGCCATGCCAG ACCCATCTGTCTTCCTTGCACTGTGGGGGCCAATCTGGCCTTGCGGCGTTCACCAACCAGTACCTGTTCTGATCATG AGAATGTATTTTTGAAGAAGCACAGAATCCCTGCTCATTTTGTCTCATTGGATGATCAGATAATGGACATTGTTatcaaggaagaaaatgag cGGGCAGAATGCCTCCAAGCTGTCTCCCAAGCCAAAGACATTTTCCCTAACCTCACTGATGTGAAAGAAGTGGTGACTGACCAATTTCTGTGTAGTGGCACTGGAAATGAGGCATCCCCTTGCAAGG GAGAATCTGGAGGGGCAGTTTTCCTTCAGAAGAAATACAGGTATTTTCAG GTCGGGGTGGTGAGCTGGGGTCTATATAATCCATGTTCCTCAAAGACAACGAATTGGGCCATGAAGACAACAGACCAAAACGAGGTGAAACGCGAGCCACCCCCAGCTGGCATTCAAGCCCGAGATTTCCACATCAGCCTCTTTAAACTTCAGCCCTGGTTGAGACAACATCTGAGAAATGTCTTACGTTTTCTGCCCCTTGGGCCAGCCTCCTGA
- the CFB gene encoding complement factor B, whose translation MASIPIAMKKTLCSRFCVLPLFLGLVSTGVSSAPSEPSASKPCPLEGTEISGGSVQLLKDGQVLEYVCPSGYYPYPVKIRYCKPWGSWSTLQTRTKKIVKKAQCRAIQCPGPEDFENGDFWPRKRFYNISEQISFHCYDGYTLRGSANRTCQPSGRWDGYTAICDDGAGHCRDPGIPIGTRKAGRQYRLEDSVTYHCGQGLTLQGSQRRTCMEDGSWSGTEPSCQDSFMYDTPEEVFAAFISSLTETIEGADAEDGYSPGEQQKRKIVLDPSGSMNIYLVLDASDSIGKNNFTGAKNCLGSLIEKVASYGVKPRYAVVTYATEAKAVVKLSDEQSSNADWVTQQLEKIQYSDHQFKAGTNTKRALMMLYEMMILQENQNDVNWNKTRHVIILMTDGNYNMGGDPVAAIDQIREFLDIGKNRKNPREDYLDVYVFGIGPLVDQEKINALASKKDGERHVFKVKDMEDLEHVFFLMIDESKALGMCGIAWGHQKSGRYERQPWHVTIYVIRPSAGKETCKGAVVSEYFVLTAAHCFNVDDQAHSIKVDAGGVQNRQVEAVYFHPDYDINGKKAEGIPEFYDYDVALVKLKTKFTFSTNIRPICLPCTEATTRALRLPTSTTCQQQEKELLPEKDVKALFVFEDKKNLIQKEVYIKNGEKKASCEGDARKAQGYEKIKQISDVVTARFLCTGGTEPYADPNTCKGDSGGPLIIHKKSRFIQVGVISWGVVDVCKHPNRPIPAHARDFHINLFQVLPWLREKLKDEDLGFL comes from the exons ATGGCCTCTATCCCCATCGCCATGAAGAAGACATTGTGTTCCCGGTTCTGTGTTCTCCCTCTGTTCCTAGGACTTGTATCTACTG GCGTGAGCTCAGCACCATCTGAGCCTTCTGCTAGCAAGCCATGTCCTCTGGAGGGCACAGAGATCTCAGGTGGCTCTGTTCAACTCCTCAAGGATGGCCAGGTTCTGGAATATGTGTGCCCATCTGGATACTATCCTTATCCTGTGAAGATACGTTATTGCAAGCCATGGGGGTCCTGGAGCACCCTGCAGACCCGCACTAAGAAGATAGTTAAAAAAGCCCAGTGCAGGG CAATCCAATGCCCAGGCCCTGAGGACTTTGAGAATGGTGATTTCTGGCCGCGAAAACGCTTCTACAATATAAGTGAACAGATCTCTTTCCACTGCTATGATGGGTATACCCTACGTGGCTCTGCCAATCGTACCTGCCAGCCCTCTGGCCGCTGGGATGGCTATACAGCAAtctgtgatgatggtg CGGGGCACTGCCGAGACCCTGGCATCCCTATCGGTACAAGGAAGGCAGGCAGACAATACCGACTGGAGGATAGTGTCACCTACCACTGTGGCCAAGGGCTCACCTTACAGGGCTCCCAGAGGCGCACCTGTATGGAGGATGGATCCTGGAGCGGCACAGAGCCCTCTTGCCAAG ACTCCTTCATGTATGATACCCCAGAGGAGGTGTTTGCTGCCTTCATCTCCTCCCTGACAGAGACCATTGAAGGGGCTGATGCAGAAGATGGATATAGcccag GGGAGCAGCAGAAGCGgaagattgtcttggatccctCAGGATCCATGAACATATACCTAGTGCTAGATGCATCGGATAGCATTGGCAAGAACAACTTCACAGGAGCCAAAAACTGTCTTGGCAGCCTCATTGAAAAG GTGGCGAGTTATGGGGTAAAGCCACGGTATGCAGTGGTGACCTATGCCACAGAGGCCAAAGCTGTGGTCAAATTGTCAGATGAGCAAAGCAGTAATGCAGACTGGGTCACCCAGCAGCTGGAAAAGATCCAATACTCAG ATCACCAGTTCAAGGCAGGGACGAATACAAAACGGGCGCTGATGATGCTGTATGAGATGATGATCCTACAGGAGAACCAAAATGATGTTAACTGGAATAAAACACGCCATGTGATCATACTCATGACTGATG GAAATTACAACATGGGAGGGGATCCGGTGGCAGCTATTGACCAGATCCGAGAGTTTCTGGATATTGGAAAGAACCGTAAAAATCCAAGGGAAGATTACCTAG ATGTCTATGTATTTGGGATCGGGCCCCTGGTGGACCAGGAGAAGATCAATGCTTTGGCTTCAAAGAAGGATGGGGAAAGGCATGTGTTCAAGGTTAAGGACATGGAAGACCTGGAGCATGTCTTCTTCTTGATGATTG atGAAAGCAAGGCTCTGGGTATGTGTGGAATAGCATGGGGACATCAGAAAAGTGGACGCTATGAAAGACAGCCCTGGCATGTCACCATCTATGTCATT CGGCCTTCTGCAGGAAAGGAGACCTGTAAAGGGGCTGTTGTGTCAGAATACTTTGTGCTGACAGCTGCCCACTGCTTCAACGTGGATGACCAGGCCCATTCCATCAAGGTTGATGCAG GAGGTGTGCAGAACAGGCAGGTGGAGGCAGTCTATTTTCACCCTGATTATGACATCAACGGGAAGAAAGCTGAAGGGATTCCTGAATTCTATGACTATGACGTTGCCCTCGTCAAGCTCAAGACAAAGTTCACGTTCTCAACAAATATCCG acCCATCTGTCTTCCATGCACAGAGGCAACAACTCGAGCTTTGAGGCTCCCAACGTCAACCACTTGTCAACAACAGG aaaaagagctgctccCTGAGAAAGATGTCAAAGCCCTGTTTGTGTTTGAGGACAAGAAGAACTTGATACAGAAGGAAGTTTACATAAAGAATGGGGAAAAG AAAGCCAGCTGTGAGGGAGATGCCCGCAAGGCTCAAGGCTACGAGAAGATAAAGCAGATCTCTGATGTGGTAACAGCCCGATTCCTCTGCACTGGCGGGACAGAACCTTACGCTGACCCCAACACCTGTAAAG GGGATTCTGGCGGCCCACTTATTATTCACAAGAAGAGTCGCTTCATTCAA GTGGGGGTGATTAGCTGGGGTGTGGTAGATGTCTGCAAGCACCCCAACAGACCCATTCCCGCCCACGCCCGCGACTTCCACATCAACCTCTTCCAAGTGTTGCCTTGGCTTCGGGAGAAACTGAAGGACGAGGATCTAGGCTTCTTGTGA